A part of Salvelinus sp. IW2-2015 linkage group LG16, ASM291031v2, whole genome shotgun sequence genomic DNA contains:
- the LOC111975663 gene encoding glutamine synthetase yields MATSESASLSKAVKQQYMALPQGDQVQAMYIWIDGTGEGLRCKTRTLDSEPKTIDDLPEWNFDGSSTYQSEGSNSDMYLIPAAMFRDPFRKDPNKLVLCQVLKYNRKPAETNLRLMCKKIMEMVENQVPWFGMEQEYTILGTDGHPFGWPSNGFPGPQGPYYCGVGADKAYGRDIVEAHYRACLYAGVQICGTNAEVMPAQWEFQVGPCEGINMGDHLWAARFILHRVCEDFGVVASFDPKPIPGNWNGAGCHTNFSTKEMREDGGLRAIEESIEKLGKRHRYHICAYDPKGGLDNARRLTGHHETSNIHEFSAGVANRGASIRIPRSVGQDKKGYFEDRRPSANCDPYAVTEAMIRTCLLSEVGEEPTEYSK; encoded by the exons ATGGCCACTTCAGAGAGTGCCAGTTTGAGTAAAGCTGTGAAGCAGCAGTATATGGCTCTTCCTCAGGGAGACCAGGTTCAGGCCATGTACATCTGGATAGATGGGACTGGAGAGGGGCTCCGCTGCAAGACCAGAACTCTGGATTCTGAACCCAAGACCATTGATG ATCTTCCAGAGTGGAACTTTGATGGTTCCAGTACGTACCAGTCAGAGGGCTCTAACAGCGACATGTATCTGATCCCTGCTGCTATGTTCAGAGACCCCTTCAGGAAAGACCCCAACAAACTGGTTCTGTGTCAAGTGCTCAAATACAACCGCAAGCCTGCAG AAACCAATCTCCGGCTGATGTGTAAGAAGATCATGGAGATGGTAGAGAACCAGGTCCCTTGGTTCGGTATGGAACAGGAATACACCATCCTGGGCACAGACGGACATCCTTTTGGTTGGCCTTCTAACGGCTTCCCTGGTCCCCAAG GTCCCTACTACTGTGGAGTAGGCGCAGACAAGGCGTACGGTAGAGACATCGTAGAAGCCCACTACAGGGCCTGTCTTTATGCCGGGGTTCAGATATGTGGCACCAATGCTGAAGTCATGCCAGCTCAG TGGGAGTTCCAGGTGGGTCCTTGTGAAGGGATCAACATGGGAGACCACCTCTGGGCAGCTCGGTTCATCCTGCACCGGGTGTGTGAGGATTTTGGTGTAGTGGCCTCATTCGACCCCAAGCCCATCCCTGGGAACTGGAATGGTGCTGGCTGCCATACCAACTTCAGCACcaaggagatgagagaagatggTGGGTTGAG GGCCATTGAGGAGTCGATCGAGAAGCTGGGAAAGAGACACCGCTACCACATCTGTGCCTACGACCCCAAAGGGGGGCTGGACAACGCGCGCCGGTTGACCGGTCACCACGAAACATCCAATATCCATGAGTTCTCAGCCGGTGTGGCAAACCGTGGCGCCAGCATCCGCATCCCCCGCTCAGTCGGTCAGGACAAGAAGGGCTACTTCGAGGACCGCCGCCCGTCAGCAAACTGTGACCCATATGCAGTCACAGAAGCCATGATACGCACATGTTTGCTCAGTGAAGTGGGGGAGGAGCCTACAGAATACAGCAAATAA